DNA from Micromonospora nigra:
CAGACGGAGGTTCCCATGACCCAGACCCACGCCGAGGCCGGCCGGCGGTACCGCTTCGACACCTTCCGCACCGCGCTGCTCCTCGACGACCTCACCTTCGGCCCGGACGCGCCCGGACCCGGCGACCCCGTACCCGCCTTCGACCTGCCTGTCGTCGGCGGCGGCCGGGTGCGCAGCGACGACCTCGGCCCCCACCCCGTGCTGCTCGTCTTCGGCTCCCGCACCTGCCCCGTCACCGAGAGCGCCGGCCCGGTGCTGCGCAGCCTGCACGCCGAGTACGGCGACCGGGTGCGGTTCGTGCTGGTGAACACCCGGGAGGCCCATCCCGGCGACACCATCGGCCAGCCCCGCACCCCGGCCGAGAAGTGGCGGCACGCCGAGAACCTGCGCCGGCACCACCGGCTGCCGTTCGAGGTGGCGACCGACGACATCGACGGCACCCTGCACCGCGCCGTCAGTCCCAAACCGAACTCCGCGTACCTGCTCGACCCCGACGGCGTGATCCGCTTCCGGGCACACTGGGCCAACGACGAGCGCGGCCTACGTGCCGCGCTGGCCGATCTGACGGCGGGCCGGCGGCCGAGGCGCGGGCGCAGCCGGGCCATGGTCGGGCCGCTGCTGCGCGCGGTCGGCCACCTGCCCGGCGTGGTCCGTGCCGCCGGAGCCAAGGTGGAGCGCGACGTCTGGCTCGCCGCGCCCCCGCTCGCCCTGCTCGGGCGACTCTCCGTCCTGTTCGGCCGGCTACCTCACGACCGGCGCGGCAGCGCCGCCGCGATCGCCCTCGGTGTCGTCGGGGTGCTGACGCTCGCCCTGGCGCTCACGGCGACAAGGTGAGATCAGCGGAAGGCGGAATGGCCGGTCAGCACCTGCCCGATGATCAGCTGGTGCACCTCGGAGGTGCCCTCGTAGGTGAGCACGCTCTCGAGGTTCGCCGAGTGCCGCATGATCGGGTAGTCGAGGGTGATCCCGGCCGCGCCGAGGATGGACCGGCACTCGCGGGCGATGGCGATGGCCTCCCGCACGCTGTTGAGCTTGCCCAGGCTGACCTGCCGGTGATCGAGGGTGCCCGCGTCCTTCAACGCGGCGAGTTGCAACGCCAGCAGCATCCCCTTGCCCAGCTCCAACCCCATGTCCGCGATCTTGAGTTGGGTGGCCTGGTAGGCGGCGAGTGGCCGGTCGAAGATCTGGCGACTGCGCGCGTACCCGATCGTCGTGTCCAGACAGTCGTGGGCCGCGCCCAGCGCCCCGAACACGATGCCGAAGCGGGCCTCGTTGAGGCACGACAGCGGGCCGGACAGGCCGGCGGCCTCCGGCAACATCGCGTCGGCGGGCAGCCGCACGTCGTCGAGGACGAGTTCCGAGGTCACCGAGGCGCGCAGGGAGAGCTTGCGGGTGATCTCCGGGGCGGTGAAGCCGGGGGTGCCCGCGGGGACGACGAAGCCACGGATGCCCTCGTCGGTGCGGGCCCACACCACGGCGACGTCGGCGACGGAACCGTTGGTGATCCACATCTTGGTGCCGTTCAGCACCCAGTCGCCCCCGTCGCGGCGGGCGCTGGTGCGCATGCCGGCCGGGTCGGAACCGAAATCCGGTTCGGTCAGGCCGAAGCAGCCGATCGTCTC
Protein-coding regions in this window:
- a CDS encoding TlpA family protein disulfide reductase, coding for MTQTHAEAGRRYRFDTFRTALLLDDLTFGPDAPGPGDPVPAFDLPVVGGGRVRSDDLGPHPVLLVFGSRTCPVTESAGPVLRSLHAEYGDRVRFVLVNTREAHPGDTIGQPRTPAEKWRHAENLRRHHRLPFEVATDDIDGTLHRAVSPKPNSAYLLDPDGVIRFRAHWANDERGLRAALADLTAGRRPRRGRSRAMVGPLLRAVGHLPGVVRAAGAKVERDVWLAAPPLALLGRLSVLFGRLPHDRRGSAAAIALGVVGVLTLALALTATR
- a CDS encoding acyl-CoA dehydrogenase family protein; translated protein: MTLPAPAPTLAYFGVDALVDDDTRELQAAVRGFVDRRIRPHIATWYEQGHLPARELALELGELGVLGMHLEGYGCAGTSAVAYGLACFELEAGDSGLRSLVSVQGSLAMYAIWRFGSEEQKQQWLPRMAAGETIGCFGLTEPDFGSDPAGMRTSARRDGGDWVLNGTKMWITNGSVADVAVVWARTDEGIRGFVVPAGTPGFTAPEITRKLSLRASVTSELVLDDVRLPADAMLPEAAGLSGPLSCLNEARFGIVFGALGAAHDCLDTTIGYARSRQIFDRPLAAYQATQLKIADMGLELGKGMLLALQLAALKDAGTLDHRQVSLGKLNSVREAIAIARECRSILGAAGITLDYPIMRHSANLESVLTYEGTSEVHQLIIGQVLTGHSAFR